One genomic segment of Planctomycetia bacterium includes these proteins:
- a CDS encoding peptidase U32 encodes MPEPPHKPELLAPAGDEDCARAAIANGADAVYFGIDTGFNARARAANFSPADLPRLMDLLHGHGVAGYVTLNTLVFSDELAEFIRVARACAAAGVDAALVQDVGAARLLRAACPELPLHASTQMTLTSAECIALAVELGMERVVLARELSLGEIVAIGRETTMPLEVFVHGALCVAYSGQCLTSESLGGRSANRGQCAQACRLPYDLVCDGKDVDLGAQKYLLSPQDLAAYALVPDLVAAGVASLKIEGRLKTPEYVANITRHYRRAIDAAMAGRPAAVTPRDVEEMELSFSRGFSPGWLQGCDHKMLVPATSSAKRGVRLGTVVGTGRGRVVVDLAPGLVGGVQRGDGVAIASGSTSDEATGGRVYEIFAAGRSVTDAVTAGRVELAFASGAIDFAAVRPGQTVWKTDDPRLTARLRRSFNGELPQRRQSVDLHVEAAVGAAVQITARTADGATCTITAAEPAREATRHPLTLDTLREQLGRLGGTPFTLGTLTAEISGGPLVPFSVLGSLRHELVATLERAVAERHGVNARLAPPDAPRPYPPFLMPPPASAAAGGPVLHVLVRSLDHLHGAIAAGARSLYADFADIRQYRDAVAECRAAGATIHLATPRIQKPDELGIFKLLARQEPDGILVRNHAGLRFFQAAGLPLVGDFSLNVTNEFTADFFRAAGCGRVTASYDLNREQLLGLVAATPPAWLEVVIHQRMPLFHMEHCVFCAVLSPGTDKTNCGRPCDRHVVQLRDRIGMEHPLTADVGCRNTLFNAVPQSAAEVVPMLLARGVGQYRIELLDEPVAEVGRVIGAYRDLLAGRTTGRAVWTALKATNRVGVTRGTLEERRNPLAVL; translated from the coding sequence ATGCCTGAGCCACCGCACAAGCCCGAACTCCTCGCCCCGGCCGGTGACGAGGACTGCGCGCGCGCCGCGATCGCCAATGGCGCCGACGCCGTCTACTTCGGCATCGACACCGGCTTCAACGCCCGGGCCCGGGCCGCCAATTTTTCGCCCGCCGACCTGCCGCGGCTCATGGACCTGCTTCACGGCCACGGCGTCGCCGGCTACGTCACGCTCAACACGCTGGTGTTCAGCGACGAACTGGCGGAGTTCATCCGCGTCGCCCGGGCCTGCGCCGCCGCGGGCGTCGATGCGGCGCTCGTGCAGGACGTGGGGGCGGCTCGGCTGCTCCGTGCCGCCTGCCCGGAACTGCCGCTCCACGCCTCGACGCAGATGACGCTCACCAGCGCCGAGTGCATCGCGCTGGCCGTGGAACTGGGGATGGAGCGGGTCGTGCTCGCCCGCGAACTGTCGCTCGGGGAGATCGTGGCGATCGGGCGCGAGACCACGATGCCGCTGGAGGTGTTCGTCCACGGCGCGTTGTGCGTGGCCTACTCGGGACAGTGCCTGACGAGCGAGTCGCTCGGCGGGCGGAGCGCCAACCGCGGCCAGTGCGCCCAGGCTTGCCGGCTGCCCTACGACCTCGTCTGCGACGGCAAGGACGTCGATCTCGGAGCACAAAAATACCTGCTTTCGCCGCAGGATCTCGCCGCCTACGCCCTCGTCCCCGATCTCGTGGCCGCCGGCGTGGCGTCGCTGAAGATCGAGGGTCGGCTCAAGACGCCCGAATACGTGGCGAACATCACGCGACACTATCGCCGGGCGATCGACGCGGCCATGGCGGGCCGGCCGGCGGCCGTCACGCCCCGCGACGTCGAGGAGATGGAGCTTTCCTTCTCGCGCGGCTTCTCTCCCGGCTGGCTGCAGGGCTGCGACCACAAGATGCTGGTGCCCGCGACGAGCAGTGCCAAACGCGGCGTGCGACTGGGCACGGTCGTCGGCACGGGTCGGGGCCGGGTCGTAGTCGACCTTGCCCCCGGGCTCGTCGGCGGCGTGCAGCGCGGCGACGGCGTGGCGATCGCCTCCGGGTCGACGAGCGACGAGGCGACCGGCGGCCGCGTCTACGAGATCTTTGCTGCAGGGCGGTCGGTGACCGACGCGGTGACGGCGGGCCGCGTCGAACTGGCGTTCGCCAGCGGCGCGATCGACTTCGCCGCGGTCCGGCCGGGCCAGACGGTCTGGAAGACCGACGACCCGCGACTCACGGCCCGGCTGCGCCGCTCGTTCAACGGTGAGTTACCGCAGCGCCGCCAGTCGGTTGATCTCCACGTCGAGGCCGCCGTCGGCGCGGCCGTGCAGATCACGGCCCGCACGGCCGATGGCGCCACCTGCACGATCACGGCGGCGGAGCCGGCACGGGAAGCGACCCGGCACCCGCTCACGCTCGACACGCTGCGCGAACAGCTCGGCCGCCTGGGCGGCACGCCGTTCACGCTCGGCACGCTGACAGCGGAGATCAGCGGTGGCCCGCTCGTGCCCTTCAGCGTCCTGGGAAGCCTGCGGCACGAGCTCGTGGCGACGCTCGAGCGGGCCGTGGCGGAGAGGCATGGCGTGAATGCACGGCTGGCACCGCCGGATGCACCGCGGCCGTACCCGCCGTTCCTCATGCCCCCGCCGGCCAGCGCCGCTGCCGGCGGGCCGGTGCTGCACGTCCTCGTCCGCTCCCTCGACCACCTCCACGGCGCGATCGCCGCCGGGGCCCGGAGCCTGTACGCCGACTTCGCCGACATCCGCCAGTACCGTGACGCCGTGGCGGAGTGCCGCGCGGCCGGCGCGACGATCCACCTCGCCACGCCCCGGATCCAGAAGCCGGACGAGCTCGGCATCTTCAAGCTCCTCGCCCGGCAGGAGCCAGACGGGATCCTCGTCCGCAACCATGCGGGCCTGCGATTCTTCCAGGCGGCAGGCCTGCCGCTGGTGGGCGATTTCTCGCTCAACGTCACCAACGAGTTCACGGCCGACTTCTTCCGCGCCGCCGGCTGCGGCCGGGTGACGGCCTCCTACGACCTGAACCGGGAGCAATTGCTCGGCCTCGTGGCGGCGACGCCGCCGGCCTGGCTGGAGGTGGTGATCCACCAGCGGATGCCGCTGTTCCACATGGAGCACTGCGTGTTCTGCGCGGTCCTCTCGCCGGGCACCGACAAGACGAACTGCGGCCGCCCCTGCGACCGGCACGTCGTCCAGCTTCGCGACCGGATCGGCATGGAGCATCCGCTCACTGCCGATGTCGGCTGCCGCAACACGCTCTTCAACGCCGTGCCGCAGAGCGCGGCCGAGGTGGTGCCCATGCTGCTGGCACGCGGCGTCGGCCAGTACCGCATCGAACTCCTCGACGAGCCGGTCGCGGAGGTCGGCCGCGTGATCGGCGCCTACCGCGATCTGCTCGCGGGGCGGACGACCGGCCGCGCGGTGTGGACGGCGCTCAAGGCCACGAACCGGGTCGGCGTCACCCGCGGCACGCTCGAGGAGCGACGCAACCCGCTGGCCGTGCTCTGA
- the acsA gene encoding acetyl-coenzyme A synthetase, with product MAAEGSGAAGKVSSVMQEARVFPPPAAFAQRSRIGSLDEYRRLYDAAATDPEAFWHERAGALPWMKPYSCVLDWQPPLARWFADGQLNASAACLDQHVAAGKGDKTAIVWVGEPTGERRTLTYAELLAEVCRFAAGLESLGVKAGDVVSIYMPMTPELVIAMLGCARIGAVHSVIFGGFSSEAIADRNHDARAVAVITADGGWRRGAQLPLKKNVDAALASTSHPPTTVKHVVVLRRTGQPVDMVPGRDVWWHDLVAGMPADKAPTPMDSEAPLFILYTSGSTGKPKGIKHTTAGYLLWAKTTAEWVFDLQDDDLFWCTADCGWITGHSYVTYGPLAAGASILIYEGAPNAPHEGRFWEIIEQERPTIFYTAPTAIRSFMKWGLQHIEGRDLSSLRLLGSVGEGINPEAWIWYHEVIGGGRCPIVDTWWQTETGGIMMSPLPGCTPTKPGSCTLPLPGVVPQIVDAAGTPVEPGEGGWLVMQQPWPGMLRGIWGDDERFVETYWSRVPGKYLAGDNARQDADGYYWIMGRIDDVLNVAGHRLSTIEIESALVSHPAVAEAAAVGRPHDVKGEAVAVFVTLRSGTPDDALKDALRKHVRQQIGALAAPDDVHFAAVLPKTRSGKIMRRLLRDIAAGRETVGDTTTLEDYTVLASLRGNDE from the coding sequence ATGGCGGCAGAGGGGAGCGGAGCGGCTGGGAAGGTGTCGAGCGTCATGCAGGAGGCGCGGGTCTTCCCCCCTCCGGCCGCGTTCGCGCAGCGGTCCAGGATCGGGTCGCTGGACGAGTATCGCCGCCTGTACGACGCCGCGGCCACCGATCCCGAGGCCTTCTGGCACGAACGGGCCGGGGCGCTCCCCTGGATGAAGCCTTATTCGTGCGTCCTCGACTGGCAGCCGCCTTTGGCCCGCTGGTTCGCCGACGGGCAGCTGAACGCCTCAGCCGCCTGTCTCGACCAGCACGTCGCCGCCGGCAAGGGGGACAAGACGGCGATCGTCTGGGTCGGTGAACCGACGGGGGAGCGGCGCACGCTCACCTACGCGGAACTCCTCGCCGAAGTCTGCCGGTTTGCCGCCGGCCTCGAGTCGCTCGGCGTGAAGGCCGGCGACGTGGTCTCGATCTACATGCCGATGACGCCGGAACTGGTCATCGCCATGCTCGGCTGCGCCCGGATCGGTGCCGTGCATTCGGTGATCTTCGGCGGCTTCTCCAGCGAGGCGATCGCCGACCGCAATCACGATGCCCGGGCCGTGGCCGTGATCACCGCCGACGGCGGCTGGCGCCGCGGGGCCCAGTTGCCGCTCAAGAAGAACGTCGACGCGGCACTGGCCTCGACGAGCCATCCGCCCACGACCGTGAAGCACGTGGTCGTGCTCCGCCGCACCGGGCAGCCGGTGGACATGGTGCCGGGCCGCGACGTCTGGTGGCATGACCTCGTCGCCGGCATGCCCGCCGACAAGGCCCCCACGCCGATGGATTCCGAGGCGCCGCTGTTCATCCTCTACACCAGCGGCTCCACCGGAAAGCCGAAAGGCATCAAGCACACGACGGCCGGCTATCTGCTCTGGGCCAAGACCACGGCCGAGTGGGTGTTTGACCTGCAAGACGACGACCTCTTCTGGTGCACCGCCGACTGCGGCTGGATCACCGGCCATAGCTACGTCACCTACGGCCCGCTCGCCGCCGGCGCCAGCATCCTCATCTACGAGGGGGCGCCCAACGCCCCGCACGAGGGCCGGTTCTGGGAGATCATCGAGCAGGAGCGGCCGACGATCTTCTACACCGCGCCGACGGCGATCCGCTCGTTCATGAAGTGGGGCCTGCAGCACATCGAGGGCCGCGACCTGTCCAGCCTCCGGCTCCTCGGCAGCGTCGGCGAGGGGATCAATCCCGAGGCCTGGATCTGGTACCACGAGGTGATCGGCGGGGGCCGCTGCCCGATCGTCGACACGTGGTGGCAGACCGAGACGGGCGGGATCATGATGAGCCCGCTGCCGGGCTGTACGCCGACGAAGCCGGGGAGCTGCACGCTCCCCCTGCCGGGCGTGGTCCCGCAGATCGTCGACGCCGCCGGCACGCCGGTGGAGCCGGGGGAGGGAGGCTGGCTCGTCATGCAACAGCCCTGGCCGGGGATGCTCCGCGGCATCTGGGGGGACGACGAGCGGTTCGTCGAGACCTACTGGTCTCGAGTCCCTGGAAAATACCTCGCCGGCGACAACGCCCGGCAGGATGCCGACGGCTACTACTGGATCATGGGGCGGATCGACGACGTCCTCAACGTCGCCGGCCACCGGCTATCGACGATCGAGATCGAAAGCGCGCTGGTCAGTCATCCGGCGGTCGCCGAGGCGGCGGCCGTGGGGCGGCCGCACGACGTCAAGGGGGAGGCGGTGGCGGTGTTCGTCACGCTCCGCTCCGGCACGCCCGACGACGCCCTCAAGGACGCCCTGCGGAAGCACGTCCGCCAGCAGATCGGCGCCCTCGCGGCCCCCGACGACGTCCACTTCGCCGCGGTCCTCCCCAAGACCCGCAGCGGAAAGATCATGCGCCGGCTGCTCCGCGACATCGCCGCCGGACGCGAGACGGTCGGCGACACGACGACGCTGGAGGACTACACGGTCCTCGCCAGCCTCCGCGGCAACGACGAGTGA
- the pfkA gene encoding ATP-dependent 6-phosphofructokinase, which yields MTACKPTIGILTGGGDCPGLNAVIRAATKSAHRLGYECVGFLRGYEGLADPVSYMPLTPQNTGGILLQGGTILGSTNKGRFAALVGEGDRVRIDPGLLAQAGETLRRLGVCGLVCVGGDGSLAIAQQLYEHGIPVVGVPKTIDNDLGCTAFTFGFDSAIACATDALDRLHTTAASHERVMVLEVMGRHTGWIAVHSGIAGGGDVILIPEIPWTFAGLCRAVQRREAEGKRYTLVVVAEGATLPDGGLVHDGGAGERRQVKLGGIGEIVAGQIARRLDREVRTVVLGHLQRGGSPTSFDRVLATQFGAHAVRLVHEGRFGEMVCYQPPRIDSVPIAEAIRALSTVDPRGSAVAAARALGIAFGDEADDVSPFAAGERN from the coding sequence ATGACAGCCTGCAAACCGACGATCGGCATCCTCACCGGCGGCGGCGACTGCCCCGGCCTCAACGCCGTCATCCGGGCGGCGACCAAATCGGCACATCGCCTCGGCTATGAGTGCGTCGGCTTCCTGCGCGGCTACGAGGGACTGGCCGACCCGGTCAGCTACATGCCCCTGACGCCGCAGAACACCGGTGGCATCCTCCTTCAGGGAGGCACGATCCTCGGCTCGACGAACAAGGGCCGCTTTGCGGCGCTCGTTGGCGAGGGGGACCGGGTGCGGATCGACCCCGGGCTCCTCGCCCAGGCCGGGGAGACGCTGCGCCGGCTCGGCGTCTGCGGCCTCGTCTGCGTCGGCGGCGACGGCTCGCTCGCCATCGCCCAGCAGCTCTATGAGCACGGCATCCCCGTGGTCGGCGTTCCCAAGACGATCGACAACGACCTCGGCTGCACCGCCTTCACCTTCGGCTTCGACTCCGCCATCGCCTGCGCCACCGACGCCCTCGACCGGCTGCACACCACGGCCGCCAGCCACGAGCGTGTGATGGTGCTGGAGGTGATGGGGCGGCACACCGGCTGGATCGCGGTCCATTCCGGCATCGCCGGGGGCGGCGACGTGATCCTGATCCCGGAGATTCCCTGGACGTTCGCCGGCCTCTGCCGGGCGGTGCAGCGGCGCGAGGCGGAGGGGAAGCGCTACACGCTCGTCGTCGTCGCCGAGGGGGCCACACTGCCGGACGGCGGCCTCGTCCACGACGGCGGCGCCGGCGAGCGGCGGCAGGTGAAGCTCGGCGGGATCGGCGAGATCGTCGCCGGGCAGATCGCCCGCCGGCTCGACCGCGAGGTGCGGACCGTGGTGCTCGGCCACCTGCAGCGCGGCGGCAGCCCGACCAGCTTCGACCGCGTGCTGGCGACCCAGTTCGGCGCCCACGCGGTGCGGCTTGTGCACGAGGGGCGGTTCGGGGAGATGGTCTGCTACCAGCCCCCGCGAATCGACAGCGTGCCGATCGCCGAGGCGATCCGCGCGCTGTCGACGGTCGATCCGCGGGGGTCGGCGGTGGCGGCGGCCCGCGCGCTGGGCATCGCCTTCGGTGACGAGGCGGACGACGTCAGCCCGTTCGCGGCCGGCGAACGGAACTGA
- a CDS encoding ABC transporter, with protein sequence MPTAGSGPAGPPDAIQRRLDAAGLNHRPVLLAIDTDVSLDGAPTAEWLVVTADHLAVTDGVAVMRSVAWPAVTGLRTLAGVGGGTLQVRDADGWIDLLRYSNSLATRFHKVSRALERSRDGRGLPLPGDVPALEGPIDPPRCGGCGLRLASAEDACPRCMQKGRILQRVGALLAPYTRGAILLCVLTLLGVVAELVPPKLQQYMVDDILSADGGASQPDFKTALLVVVLALAFSRVLLSVVGVLKGRLATAIGTGLTATLREEMVAKLQSLSVAYYDRHQVGSMISRVAHDSEVLHGLMHQVTGGFLLQIVQLVGVGAMLVWINPKLALFTLIPVPLVILGSWIFWQHVYPRHYRLWDASSKQMATLSGMLSGIRVVKAFAQEPRESDRFHGASDHLRRWREWVEHTNTTYTASMQIVFGLGGLIVWYVGGRDVIGGSMTLGQLIAFLAYLAMFYAPLGALSNFTTWLTSFLSGSKRVLELLDTPTLIEEPAAPEPWDDVRGEIRFENVTFGYDRNQPVLHDVSFTVAPGEMIGIVGRSGSGKSTLVSLLARFHDVHEGRILVDGRDIRGLATSDLRRRLGIVFQESFLFRGTIWKNLSYGRPAATIRDGLAAAKAAGAHDFLCRQPLAYETLLGEQGAGLSGGEKQRLSIARTLLYDPRVLVLDEATSNIDAEAERSIQEALAVLVRGRTTIAIAHRLSTLRNADRILAFDRGRLVEQGTHAELLAADGIYARLVRIQTQVSKQPTVDTLLGEPAAPAGAAAVPAVPTGESAPQAEVIDWLDPATRRFTVGDHGRLELHARAGAGTRIAAGLFVLPTFPASHPQGYLSVRGWNEAGDECELGMIEALADWPEADRDVIRAAVRRRALVRSIRRVHGATLAHGYLDLDVESDVGRRPVTIRWTQSQVVDFGATGKMLIDTEENRWVIPRLDDLPPADREQFLRYVYW encoded by the coding sequence GTGCCAACGGCCGGCAGCGGCCCCGCGGGGCCCCCCGACGCGATCCAGCGCCGACTCGACGCCGCCGGGCTGAACCACCGTCCGGTGCTGCTGGCGATCGATACCGACGTCTCGCTGGATGGGGCGCCGACCGCCGAGTGGCTGGTCGTCACGGCCGACCACCTCGCGGTGACGGACGGGGTGGCGGTCATGCGCAGCGTCGCCTGGCCTGCAGTCACCGGGCTGCGCACCCTGGCGGGCGTCGGCGGCGGCACGCTGCAGGTGCGCGATGCCGACGGCTGGATCGACCTGCTGCGCTACTCGAACTCGCTGGCGACCAGGTTTCACAAGGTCTCACGGGCGCTGGAGCGGTCGCGCGACGGCCGCGGCCTGCCGCTCCCGGGTGACGTTCCGGCCCTCGAGGGGCCGATCGACCCGCCGCGGTGCGGAGGCTGCGGGCTGCGGCTCGCCAGCGCCGAGGACGCCTGCCCGCGGTGCATGCAGAAGGGACGGATCCTGCAACGCGTGGGGGCACTCCTCGCCCCCTACACCCGGGGCGCCATCCTCCTCTGCGTGTTGACGCTGCTCGGTGTGGTCGCGGAACTCGTGCCCCCCAAGCTCCAGCAGTACATGGTCGACGACATCCTCTCGGCCGATGGCGGTGCGTCGCAACCCGACTTCAAGACGGCGCTGCTCGTCGTCGTCCTCGCCCTGGCCTTCTCGCGGGTGCTGCTCTCGGTGGTGGGCGTGCTCAAGGGACGGCTGGCCACGGCGATCGGCACGGGGCTGACGGCCACCCTTCGCGAGGAGATGGTCGCCAAACTGCAGAGCCTGTCGGTGGCCTACTACGACCGGCACCAGGTGGGCTCGATGATCAGCCGGGTGGCCCACGACAGCGAGGTGCTGCACGGCCTGATGCACCAGGTCACCGGCGGGTTCCTGCTCCAGATCGTCCAGCTCGTCGGCGTCGGGGCGATGCTCGTCTGGATCAATCCCAAGCTCGCCCTGTTCACGCTCATCCCGGTGCCGCTTGTGATCCTCGGATCGTGGATCTTCTGGCAGCATGTCTACCCGCGGCACTACCGGCTCTGGGACGCCTCCAGCAAGCAGATGGCGACCCTCTCCGGCATGCTCTCGGGCATTCGCGTGGTCAAGGCGTTCGCACAGGAGCCGCGGGAGAGCGACCGGTTCCACGGCGCCAGCGACCACCTGCGCCGCTGGCGCGAGTGGGTCGAGCACACCAACACCACCTACACCGCGTCGATGCAGATCGTGTTCGGGCTCGGCGGACTGATCGTCTGGTATGTCGGCGGCCGGGACGTGATCGGCGGGAGCATGACGCTCGGCCAGTTGATCGCCTTTCTCGCCTACCTGGCGATGTTCTACGCCCCACTCGGCGCGCTGTCGAACTTCACCACCTGGCTGACGAGCTTCCTGTCGGGGAGCAAGCGGGTGCTGGAACTCCTCGACACGCCCACGCTGATCGAGGAACCGGCGGCACCGGAGCCCTGGGACGACGTCCGCGGCGAGATCCGCTTCGAGAACGTGACCTTCGGCTACGACCGCAACCAGCCGGTGCTGCACGACGTCTCGTTCACCGTCGCCCCAGGGGAGATGATCGGGATCGTGGGGCGTTCCGGCTCGGGGAAGTCCACGCTCGTCAGCCTGCTGGCCCGGTTCCACGACGTGCATGAGGGGCGGATCCTCGTCGATGGCCGGGACATCCGCGGCCTCGCCACGAGTGACCTGCGCCGGCGTCTCGGCATCGTGTTCCAGGAATCGTTCCTGTTTCGCGGCACGATCTGGAAGAACCTCTCCTACGGCCGCCCCGCGGCCACGATCCGCGATGGCCTCGCGGCCGCCAAGGCCGCCGGAGCCCACGACTTCCTCTGCCGTCAGCCGCTGGCCTACGAGACGCTGCTCGGAGAGCAGGGCGCCGGCCTCTCGGGAGGGGAGAAGCAGCGGCTGTCGATCGCCCGGACGCTGCTCTACGATCCGCGGGTCCTCGTTCTCGACGAGGCCACGAGCAACATCGACGCCGAGGCGGAAAGGAGCATCCAGGAGGCGCTCGCCGTCCTCGTCCGCGGCCGGACCACGATCGCCATCGCCCACCGGCTCTCGACGCTGCGGAACGCCGACCGGATCCTGGCCTTCGACCGGGGCCGCCTCGTCGAGCAGGGCACCCACGCCGAACTGCTCGCCGCCGACGGCATCTATGCCCGGCTCGTGCGCATCCAGACGCAGGTCTCCAAGCAGCCGACCGTCGACACGCTGCTCGGCGAGCCGGCGGCGCCGGCCGGCGCCGCGGCCGTCCCGGCGGTGCCCACGGGCGAATCCGCCCCACAGGCCGAGGTCATCGACTGGCTCGACCCGGCGACCCGCAGGTTCACGGTCGGAGATCACGGCCGACTCGAGCTCCACGCCAGGGCCGGCGCCGGGACGCGGATCGCTGCCGGCCTCTTCGTGCTCCCCACCTTTCCCGCGTCGCATCCGCAGGGCTACCTCTCGGTCCGCGGTTGGAACGAGGCGGGAGACGAGTGCGAACTGGGGATGATCGAGGCTCTGGCCGACTGGCCGGAGGCCGACCGGGATGTGATCCGGGCCGCCGTCCGCCGTCGTGCGCTCGTGCGGTCGATCCGCCGCGTGCACGGGGCCACGCTCGCCCATGGCTACCTCGACCTCGATGTCGAGAGCGACGTCGGCCGCCGGCCCGTGACCATTCGCTGGACGCAGTCCCAGGTCGTGGACTTCGGTGCCACCGGCAAGATGCTGATCGACACCGAGGAAAACCGCTGGGTGATCCCGCGGCTGGACGACCTGCCACCCGCCGATCGGGAGCAGTTCCTGCGGTACGTGTACTGGTGA
- the cysK gene encoding O-acetylserine sulfhydrylase, protein MVTAGLPAGIRDDITQCIGRTPLVRLRRVTDGCVATVAGKIENMNPLWSVKDRIACAMIDAAEREGRIGPDTIVIEPTSGNTGIGLAYVCAARGYKLRVTMPESMSLERRRMLKALGAELVLTPAAEGMPGAVRHAEEIAVSSGQFFMPQQFKNPANPEIHRRTTAEEIWTDTEGRVDVVVCGVGTGGTITGVGEVLKSRKPDLKVVAVEPANSPVISQKLAGQPIKPGRHTIQGIGAGFIPDILNLDVIDEVLKVDDEDAMETARQLAKREGLMCGISCGAAAWGALQVARRPENAGKLVVVVLPDLGERYLSTRLFPE, encoded by the coding sequence ATGGTGACGGCAGGCCTTCCGGCGGGCATTCGCGACGACATCACGCAGTGCATCGGCAGGACGCCGCTCGTCCGCCTGCGCCGGGTGACCGACGGCTGCGTGGCCACGGTCGCCGGCAAGATCGAAAACATGAACCCGTTGTGGAGCGTCAAGGACCGGATCGCCTGCGCGATGATCGACGCCGCGGAGCGCGAGGGCCGCATCGGCCCCGACACGATCGTCATCGAGCCCACCAGCGGCAACACCGGCATCGGCCTGGCCTACGTCTGCGCCGCTCGTGGTTACAAACTCCGTGTCACGATGCCGGAGAGCATGAGCCTCGAGCGCCGGCGGATGCTCAAGGCGCTCGGCGCCGAACTCGTGCTCACGCCCGCCGCCGAGGGGATGCCGGGCGCCGTCCGGCACGCCGAGGAGATTGCCGTCTCCAGCGGCCAGTTCTTCATGCCCCAGCAGTTCAAGAACCCGGCCAATCCCGAGATCCACCGGCGGACCACCGCCGAGGAGATCTGGACCGACACCGAGGGGCGGGTGGACGTCGTCGTGTGCGGCGTCGGCACCGGTGGCACGATCACCGGCGTGGGGGAGGTGCTCAAGAGCCGTAAGCCGGACCTCAAGGTCGTGGCGGTCGAGCCAGCCAACAGCCCGGTGATCTCGCAGAAGCTCGCCGGCCAGCCGATCAAGCCGGGCCGGCACACGATCCAGGGGATCGGCGCCGGCTTCATCCCCGACATCCTCAACCTCGACGTCATCGACGAGGTGCTGAAGGTGGACGACGAGGACGCGATGGAAACCGCGCGGCAACTCGCCAAGCGCGAGGGGCTGATGTGCGGCATCTCCTGCGGCGCCGCGGCCTGGGGCGCGTTGCAGGTGGCCCGCCGCCCCGAGAACGCGGGGAAGCTCGTCGTGGTGGTGCTCCCCGACCTCGGGGAACGGTACCTGTCGACGCGACTGTTTCCGGAGTGA
- a CDS encoding glycosyl hydrolase: MIYEGRMGAVRRRAAFGLLVAAAAVMARGTRADEAGFESLFDGKSLAGWQANENPGSFKVVDGAIVAHGPRSHLFYVGPDAARPAEFGNFHLKAEILTRPNANSGIFFHTRMQPTGWPAHGHEVQVNNSQKDPVRTGSLYNVVKNFTPPAKDDTWFTLETIVVGRGVTVKVDGRTLYEFVEPESVTGTRKVSAGMLALQAHDPGSEVQYRRILLKRLP; encoded by the coding sequence ATGATCTACGAAGGACGGATGGGCGCGGTTCGCCGGCGGGCGGCGTTCGGTCTGCTGGTCGCTGCGGCTGCCGTCATGGCACGGGGCACGCGGGCCGACGAGGCCGGCTTCGAGAGCCTGTTCGACGGCAAGAGTCTGGCAGGCTGGCAGGCAAATGAAAACCCTGGGAGTTTCAAGGTCGTGGACGGCGCGATCGTCGCCCATGGCCCGCGCAGCCACCTGTTCTACGTCGGTCCCGACGCGGCCCGGCCGGCCGAGTTCGGCAACTTCCACCTCAAGGCCGAGATCCTCACCCGTCCCAACGCGAATTCGGGCATCTTCTTCCACACCCGCATGCAGCCGACCGGGTGGCCGGCGCACGGCCACGAGGTGCAGGTCAACAACTCACAAAAGGACCCGGTCCGCACCGGAAGCCTGTACAATGTGGTGAAGAACTTCACGCCGCCGGCCAAGGACGACACCTGGTTCACGCTGGAGACGATCGTCGTCGGTAGGGGCGTGACCGTGAAGGTGGACGGCCGCACGCTCTACGAGTTCGTGGAGCCGGAGAGTGTCACGGGGACGCGGAAGGTCTCGGCGGGGATGCTGGCGCTGCAGGCCCACGACCCAGGCAGCGAAGTCCAGTACCGGCGCATCCTTCTCAAGCGGCTCCCCTGA